Proteins found in one Bacteroidota bacterium genomic segment:
- a CDS encoding SAM-dependent chlorinase/fluorinase, giving the protein MPVITLTTDLGINDHYVGSLKGTILTQMPEATIVDITHLVPPFNIHHAAYILKNAYPNFPKGTVHILGVNAESSPEQKHLAMYCDGHYFIGADNGAFSILFEKVPDKIVDLSNLRQDTELLTFPVRDVFVKAACHIARGGTLEILGAEQSVFSKVDLFKPTLENNTIQAVITYIDSYGNAVLNITRPFFNETVKGRKFAIEFPPGEEITSISLTYSDVPKGEISALFNSAGYLELSMNQGKISEMYGSGINNIITIRIEE; this is encoded by the coding sequence TATTCTTACCCAAATGCCCGAAGCCACCATTGTTGACATCACTCATCTTGTTCCTCCGTTCAACATTCATCACGCTGCCTATATTTTGAAAAATGCTTATCCGAATTTTCCGAAAGGCACTGTTCATATTCTTGGAGTGAATGCGGAATCATCTCCTGAACAGAAACATCTTGCCATGTATTGCGATGGTCATTATTTCATTGGCGCTGATAACGGAGCTTTCTCCATCCTGTTTGAAAAAGTTCCTGACAAAATTGTTGACCTGAGCAACCTACGGCAGGATACCGAACTGCTGACCTTTCCTGTGCGCGATGTGTTTGTGAAAGCTGCCTGCCACATTGCGCGCGGTGGCACGCTGGAGATTCTTGGCGCTGAGCAATCTGTTTTTTCTAAGGTTGATTTGTTTAAGCCCACGCTTGAGAACAATACTATTCAGGCAGTGATAACCTATATTGATTCATACGGAAATGCGGTGTTGAATATTACCCGCCCGTTTTTTAACGAAACAGTAAAAGGAAGAAAGTTTGCAATTGAATTTCCTCCCGGAGAAGAAATCACTTCCATTTCTCTAACCTACAGTGATGTGCCGAAGGGAGAAATTTCAGCGCTCTTCAACAGCGCAGGTTATCTCGAACTCTCCATGAATCAGGGAAAAATTTCTGAAATGTATGGGTCTGGGATTAACAATATTATCACCATTAGAATTGAAGAATAG